tctcctgatgattgagggaacccctcatgaaacagatctgtagagatgaagtagtcttgtgatttttttcccacacctacatattgcgctctaccacggtatcgagcactattctctggataatccaatcaagacatatatatatatatatatatatatatatatatatatatatatatatatatatatatatatatatatatatcagtgacgtgcggtgaactaaacgccaggtgaggcatacatactttttttgtcttttttacttaaattcatatgtgcagctctagtcattgttgatttaggttgcacattagagtcaTAGGGAGGGGAAAAGGAAGTTATTCGCTTTCAttaaaacgttatcataatgatataatgatatgataaatgggccCAAAAAGTATtggataaagttgttattaaatactttttggtcccatttgcttttaacaaaataaatcaagtattgtgagtgtatattatctgtctgtatttgtatctgaagcagcaatagctatcctccatgaaaacgtactatttatgatcgcattcattttgtcttaaagtccagttgagagaagtatttcatattggatacagtatataatcctccatattggcattcatttaattcaatttaattccaagaaattaaacaatatttttgcatccgacaaacacccacaaacgctggcttactctgatAAAAaaggccatgtttgttataaatacagtttaaaaaaaaaagaaaaaaaatcctggcttccgctggagagacctgtgtctgctagcttgagcgcccccacttttCCCAATgagagtcagagtactgctgaggcattgaactgcaagttgacaatgtatcatcccctaccttgaggcagaggtacttgctgcctcaagacctgccttttccacgtcgCAAAAAGCATGCGCCCCGTTGCACGCACATGCCCAATACACACtttgtgtagccgtggaggcatcacctgtgtctgcctcacttctcatctgctgcattattttgatcaggaaacataaAATTTCCACGATTTTggccatgaaaattatcaaaatatacaggaaccacaccaaaatcacataaaaagcataaaccaaaagagaaatattaaaacgtattttattttattacttcgttttgtaAAAAACATCtcatggttttgattgattgaaacttttattagtagattgcacagttcagtacatattccatacaattgaccactaaatggtaacacccgaataagtttttcaacttgtttaaattggggtccacattaatcaattcatggtaaaagcctcatggttaagccacttgGTGGCAGGTGAgccactgcctcacttgcctcccctgacagcacgtcccCGTGTGATCcagatggggacggcgtggcgttactgggggttactggttcaatcccgaccttctaccatcctagtcacgtccgttgtgtccttgggcaagacacttcacccttgctcctgattggtcctggtgagcgccttgcatggcagctcccaccgtcagtgtgtgtgaatgggcgagtgtggaaatactgtcaaagcgctttgggctccttaaaaaggggtagaaaagcgctatacaagtacaacccatttaccatttatatatatacaatgtatttatacattgtttatacacatgtaaataacctaatcatattgtttcttgaatttcaaaatagctgaccgtttttttccccttctctgagATTATTATTCCCAATTTTGAtatcggacgtctggtcacttatagcagatacgaatattctattactgtttagcaaactataaataataaaacacgccaaaacatgtgtccttcatcAAAGCTACACGTATGGGAAAAAAACcccgtgaaaatcagtggtattcagtgaggatagattaattaaatgcgctgacagttcttTACTCCTggcaaatgaattgcactgagtggagcagatcaccactccaagatggcgcccCCGCGTCTCGTCaacgccagtaggcagtagcggtcgatgttttcaataaggaaggtcaactttttaattaccaagaatttctcaaccaatttaagatacctgtgactcccaaacaatttgctattgtatttgatgccatcccaacaggtgttattatgttgtatagggcttacacacctcctctttctgctgtaaaaattctgaatgatccacttgacacttccgtggggaaactttgctttgatcaaaaaaataacagaaaaatccgcagcttattccaaaatgattgtgtgtctgcctcctatgtaatttccttacggaataatgttgtaaatgacatctgctggaccaaaacgtggtcccttcctaacaggtatttacttaccaacatagtcaaagagatatcatttaaaatcatccatcgctattaccctgtaaagactgtgatggctAGATAGAAAagggacattgatgttacctgcaccttttgtaacatgcacccagagactgttaaccacttgttttggacttgtgaaaacactcgatcactatggcagggcatctgtcgcttcatcctggacaatatttatgacaaatttgtgctttactttaaagatgtgatttttggttttacaccgtATGaagaaaaatttgaaaaggaattctacctttgcaacctcattattttattggctaagttttatattcataaatgtaagtttcttaatacccgtcctatcttttgtgcctttaaaaaagatctggaactttacattaaaacgctctctacctctaacaacaaaaaagctgtgaaaacgatgatgctgtgttccaaatttaagttgtttgatgaatctgaataagcctacggctttgcattttgtttattatttatatatatatatatgtttgtattctttttttattattttgaacttaaaaccccctggcgctgttttgtactgttttcataatgttttataatgttgtatattgttgtttgtcttactgtttgtaattgttgaaatttataaataaacctttaaaaaaaaaaaaaaaaaaaaatgtgtctacttATAAAATGTCTAAGCCGTCAcatgcttcttcttcttcgtcttgaGCTTtgttctgcttcttcttctttgaCGCTCTCTACCGGCATTTCTGGATTAAGGCATTCGAAGCCCATTTCGTAATCCAAGAAGTGTACTTTAGTGAATATTTGACCCATTATACGTACCTCTGCATCGTAGATTAAGCAAGTAAATGATTATTGGAAACGCCCAAATGTGCAATGCAAGTATGTACGAGACAGTTTAATGCACTGTAAAATTTAATATTGTAATACCAAATTGTGAAATTGTCTGTGAATGACAAAGTGATAAGAATTGATGAATAAGAACTTTAGAAACTAAAATGTGTCGTTGAAATTTCGTTATGTGCCGTGTACGTCCTTTACGTAATATGTCTCGCGATATTTTATTCACTTCCTTTATAAAGCCACCTGAGGTCTCGCGATGGTTTACACATACCAGTTAAAAGAGCTGTGCAATACCCACTGCTCCGCTCACACTCCCACAAACTTCACCTGTGAAAGAAGCTCAATATCGACAACCAAAAATGGATATTCTGACAGTTTTGCCCCCCCACTTTGGATATGTCATCTTCACGTATCTGTACAGCTGGATTATGCTCGGATATCTAGCTGTGAAAGTTGGAGCAGCGAGGAAGAAGTATGACGTTAAGGTAGTGATGTTCTTTCATTCAAGTGGATTGGGAAAATCTCTGTGTATATATTTTCTCTTTAAATATTCTTTCTGTGCTGTTTTGTGCAGTATCCAACGATGTACAGCGACAAGGAGCAAGTGTTCAACTGTATCCAGAGAGCACATCAAAATACACTTGAAGTGTATCCTCAGTGGCTTGTTTTCCAGACGATTGCAGCCCTTGTCTACCCggtatgtatttgtatttatcaTAAATATATGCTTCATCAAGTGTTTCTCCACGCATATGTGGAAGTGACTTTAATGAACTTTGGCACTCATTGCCTTTGATAGCAATCAGGACCCGATTGTCACAATGACTAAGCACATTTTCACAGTTGTTGATTATAGTATGACATTTaatgtttgacatttttttttttttaacttcagttGTCAGCATCAGTATTCGGGGCCATTTGGGTGACCAGCAGGCTTTCCTATGCCTGGGGATACTACACCGGAAGTAAGAGACTGCTATTTGCAATTAATACGATTCAGGGATTATTACAAGAATGTATATCTCAATAATGTTGGTGATTATAGATAACAGCCAATAAAAACCCTAAATTTACCGTTTGATAAAatgtccacccatccatccattttctaccgcttattccctttggggtcgcgggggacgctggtgcctatctcagctacaatcgggcggaaggcagtgtacaccctggacaagtcgccaccccatcgcagggccaacacagacaacattcacactcacacactagggccaatttagtgttgccaatcaacctatccccaggtgcatgtctttggaagtgggaggaagccagagtacccggaggaaacccatgcattcacggggaggacatgcaaactccacacagaaaggttctgagcttgggattgaaccctgatcactcaggaccttcatattgtgaggcagatgcactaacccctcttccaccttgaAGCCCAATTTAAGTCAAAAATGT
The sequence above is drawn from the Nerophis ophidion isolate RoL-2023_Sa linkage group LG03, RoL_Noph_v1.0, whole genome shotgun sequence genome and encodes:
- the mgst3b gene encoding microsomal glutathione S-transferase 3b; translated protein: MDILTVLPPHFGYVIFTYLYSWIMLGYLAVKVGAARKKYDVKYPTMYSDKEQVFNCIQRAHQNTLEVYPQWLVFQTIAALVYPLSASVFGAIWVTSRLSYAWGYYTGNPAKRMNGAYGYIGYFGVIILSICVALQLLGVY